A stretch of DNA from Methanolinea mesophila:
TCCATCCATCCCTGATCAGGGGTTTTCGCGAAGGAGTCGTGGTGACAAGCACCTCTGCATCGCATGCCCGTTCCAGGCTCGCCTGCTCGCAGTTGAAACGGGCGTATTTTTCGCAGAATGCAAGAGCATTTTTTTCGTTCCTGCTCCAGACGAGGATCCTGTCTATCCGGAGCTCCTCCGCGATCGCCTCGACCTGGGCCCCTGCCTGTCTCCCGCTTCCCACGACGCCAAGGGTCACTTCCCTCTTCGGGGACAGGTATTTCGCTGCCACCGCGCCAGCGGCACCTGTCCTCATGTCGGTCAGCCGTGTCGCATTCAGGATTGCCTCCGGGATCCCGCTCTCCACCGAAAGAAGAACGGTGAGGGCCATTACGGTGGGGAGGCCGGACTTCGGGTTCTCGGGATGGACGTTTACAATCTTCACTCCTGCGGTCTCGAGAGAAGGAATGTAGCCCGGCATAGTCCGGAAATCCCCGTGACTGAAATTGATATAGACCTTGGGAGGCATCTGGACATTTCCCCTCCCATGCTCGGCAAACGCCTCCTCGACCGCCCTGTTCACCTCTCGCAGATCGAGACCGGTTTCCGGACTGGGATAATATCTCATGGTCCGATCATATTGCCTGCAACCTGATGAACCTGACCGAATCGCTTCGTTGTTGTCGGAAGCGTGAGGGTTATCCCCTTGGGGATCCAAAATTCCTCTTCACAGAACCAGGGTCACCATGATCTCCATCATTCCCAAACCTACCGATACACCCGGCGACAACTCGACCGCAATGGTCCTCCGGGAACTGCAGCGAATGGGCAGGAATTACTCAATCCTGGACATCGACAGCCTCGATCCCTTCAATTGCGAACTGGACGGCGGCGTGATCTGGGTATGCGGGTTAAAACAGGACCAGCATCAGTTCGAGGTCATCAATGCCCTCTCGGTGCACCACCGGGTGATAAACACCCCCCTCTCCATCTTCACCTGTGCGAGCAAGGTGATGACCAGCGCCCTCCTGCATAAACACCGCATTCCCACACCAAAGACCCTGTTTACCGCGTCGCGCGACGAGGCAGTGCGGTTCCTCCGGGAGCAGGGAAAGGTGGTCACAAAACCGGTCTACGGATTCGACGGAATAGACGTAAAACTCGTGGACTCCCCTGACATGCTTCCCCCACCTCCCTTTTATCTCCAGGAATATGTTCCGAACAACCGCGACTACAGGATATTCGTGATAAACGGGAAGGCGGTCGGAGGAATCATGAGAGTGTCCGATACCCTCGCCCATAATATCCACCAGGGGGGCACGGGGATCCCGTGCGAGATCGACCCTGGTATGCAGGAGGTGGCGGGGAATGCCGCACGTGTGGTGGGAGTCGATTATGCGGGGGTCGACCTCCTCCGGACGAAGGAGGGGTATTGCGTACTTGAGGTGAACGGCACACCGAACTGGCACTGCATGTCCACGCCTATTCCGAAACTCCTTGCCGAGTACTTCGTCGAACAGGAACAGCTGGAGCGGATGTAAACAGGGTCTCACATCTGGAGCTCTTCAAAAAAAAAATTCGATAATCGGGGTTGAATCATCCTGCCCCGGTTATTCAGGGCGGAATTGACGAAGGATATTTCTTTTTATAATCCCTCTGCCTCAATTATCAGCGATTGGATTTCCATTGCATAATGCTCCAGGGGCTTCGCTCCGCCGCCGCTACTGCCCCGGGACAGGATATCCCCGGACTGTCGGATTTCCGGGATCTTCTTATCGATTGATAGTGAGGGCTATTGGACAGCGTAACACCTTTACAAGGGATCACGTGCCGGGGCTGCCAAGAAGCGGAGACAAAGCTCCGAAGAAGGTCATGAAGGAGATATCAGGAAGTTCCAGAATGCAGAAATAGAGAGACTTTTGGATTTGCTATAAAGGATTACTGGACGTATTCCATCTCTTTTAAGGTTTTATCGGCAAGTTCCTTCATCCTGGCAGAGATCCTTCCCGACGCGGAGAACTCTACATCTTTCATCGCGTTGGCAATCTCGTTTCCAAGCACAAAGATCGCATATTTGTGCTCCATTTTGCTCTTATGGAGCTGGTTTGGATTAATCTTCAGAGAGCT
This window harbors:
- a CDS encoding ATP-grasp domain-containing protein, translating into MISIIPKPTDTPGDNSTAMVLRELQRMGRNYSILDIDSLDPFNCELDGGVIWVCGLKQDQHQFEVINALSVHHRVINTPLSIFTCASKVMTSALLHKHRIPTPKTLFTASRDEAVRFLREQGKVVTKPVYGFDGIDVKLVDSPDMLPPPPFYLQEYVPNNRDYRIFVINGKAVGGIMRVSDTLAHNIHQGGTGIPCEIDPGMQEVAGNAARVVGVDYAGVDLLRTKEGYCVLEVNGTPNWHCMSTPIPKLLAEYFVEQEQLERM
- a CDS encoding ornithine cyclodeaminase family protein — protein: MRYYPSPETGLDLREVNRAVEEAFAEHGRGNVQMPPKVYINFSHGDFRTMPGYIPSLETAGVKIVNVHPENPKSGLPTVMALTVLLSVESGIPEAILNATRLTDMRTGAAGAVAAKYLSPKREVTLGVVGSGRQAGAQVEAIAEELRIDRILVWSRNEKNALAFCEKYARFNCEQASLERACDAEVLVTTTPSRKPLIRDGWIHEGTHINAIGADAPGKEELDPGILSRAGVFVDDPAQAVHSGEINVPIREGFYAPERIRGTLGEVILGKTGRKGKDEITVFDSTGLAIQDLAIAEIAVKNGAFINLKFP
- a CDS encoding UPF0058 family protein — its product is MHKEELITLHQMLFEIKDHFEYLNPDLKFAQYSSLKINPNQLHKSKMEHKYAIFVLGNEIANAMKDVEFSASGRISARMKELADKTLKEMEYVQ